The proteins below are encoded in one region of Ferroplasma acidiphilum:
- a CDS encoding ribonuclease P protein component 4: MKDRVLINISKERMQTLFNEAENTENIALARRYIRLMEKIGMRMNISVNTSIKHSYCKHCKTPYKNPGIKLKNKMVQVRCPYCGEIRRIPFKK, from the coding sequence ATGAAAGACCGGGTACTTATAAACATATCAAAGGAACGGATGCAGACACTTTTCAATGAAGCAGAGAATACAGAAAACATTGCACTGGCAAGAAGATATATAAGATTAATGGAGAAAATAGGGATGAGAATGAATATTTCGGTAAATACTTCCATAAAACATTCTTACTGCAAGCATTGCAAAACGCCATATAAGAACCCTGGAATCAAATTGAAAAATAAAATGGTACAGGTCCGCTGCCCCTACTGTGGTGAAATAAGGAGGATTCCGTTTAAGAAATAG
- a CDS encoding phosphoglycolate phosphatase codes for MIKIMALDVDGTITDQNRIICPEAITSIKKGIESGLQISLISGNVIPVMYGLKTFLGINAPVFGENGGIMYYNGSIEKFFDKTKPLEFLEYISSRSLATPYFTNQWRETSAAFSMDPGNEAIVSKEAEKWNLEIVNSKFTWHIMNPGQNKGYAVEILKKMFNANWDEILVVGDSDNDNAMFTLPVKKACPDNATDSLKSISDYVSPESYGYEIGDVMAKFNII; via the coding sequence ATGATTAAAATTATGGCGCTTGATGTGGATGGGACTATAACGGACCAGAACCGCATTATATGCCCGGAAGCGATAACCAGCATAAAGAAGGGCATAGAAAGCGGATTGCAAATATCACTGATCAGTGGCAATGTTATACCGGTAATGTACGGATTGAAAACATTTCTTGGCATCAACGCCCCGGTATTCGGTGAAAATGGCGGCATAATGTATTATAATGGTTCAATAGAGAAATTTTTTGACAAAACAAAGCCATTAGAATTCCTTGAATACATATCCAGCAGGTCATTAGCCACTCCATATTTCACAAACCAGTGGCGGGAAACATCTGCTGCATTTTCAATGGACCCGGGAAATGAAGCCATTGTATCTAAAGAAGCAGAAAAATGGAATCTGGAAATTGTAAATAGCAAGTTTACCTGGCATATAATGAATCCCGGTCAGAACAAAGGGTATGCAGTGGAAATTTTAAAGAAAATGTTTAACGCTAACTGGGATGAAATTCTGGTTGTCGGTGATTCTGATAATGATAATGCCATGTTCACCCTTCCTGTTAAAAAGGCATGCCCGGATAATGCAACAGATTCTTTAAAATCTATTAGCGATTATGTATCCCCCGAATCATATGGGTATGAAATAGGCGATGTAATGGCAAAATTCAATATTATCTGA